Proteins encoded together in one Streptomyces umbrinus window:
- a CDS encoding SDR family oxidoreductase: MTLEGARERWVRTGGVELCVAELGDPAQPTVMLVHGYPDSKEVWSEVAARLAGRFHVVLYDVRGHGRSTAPQPLRGGFTLEKLTDDFLAVADAVSPDRPVHLVGHDWGSVQAWEFTTVKRTEGRIASFTSMSGPSLDHFGHWIKKRVSRPTPRRVGQLLGQGAKSWYVYLLHTPVLPELAWRGPLGKQWPKILRRLEKVPGSDYPTPSLPTDAAHGAWLYRDNVRARLRRPRADAYAHAPVQLITPLGDVFLSEKLYDELELWAPQLTRRTLPAKHWIPRTRPDQLAAWITEFVTTTEGGRTASAATGPYADRFGGQLVLVTGAGSGIGRATAFAFAEACARVVAVDRDAESAARTAELSRLIGAPQAWAETVDVSDEQAMEKLAEKVAAEYGVVDVLVNNAGIGLSGSFLDTTAEDWRNVLGVNLWGVIHGCRLFGKQMAERGQGGHIVNTASAAAYLPSRTLPAYSTSKAAVLMLSECLRAELAGQGIGVSAICPGFINTNITSTARFTGVDADEEKRRQKKSARLYGLRNYPPEKVAEAVLRAVVRNQAVVPVTAEARGGRLMSRFTPRALRAIARMEPPL; encoded by the coding sequence GGTTATCCGGACTCCAAGGAGGTGTGGTCCGAGGTCGCCGCGCGCCTGGCAGGGCGCTTCCATGTCGTGCTGTACGACGTGCGCGGCCACGGCCGGTCGACGGCACCGCAGCCGCTGCGCGGCGGGTTCACGCTGGAGAAGCTGACGGACGACTTCCTGGCCGTCGCGGACGCGGTCAGCCCGGACCGTCCGGTCCACCTGGTGGGCCACGACTGGGGCTCGGTCCAGGCCTGGGAGTTCACCACGGTCAAGCGCACCGAGGGGCGGATCGCCTCCTTCACGTCGATGTCGGGGCCGTCCCTCGACCACTTCGGGCACTGGATCAAGAAGCGCGTGTCCCGCCCGACGCCCCGCAGGGTCGGTCAACTGCTCGGCCAGGGCGCCAAGTCCTGGTACGTGTACCTGCTGCACACCCCGGTGCTGCCCGAGCTCGCCTGGCGCGGCCCCCTCGGCAAGCAGTGGCCCAAGATCCTGCGGCGCCTGGAGAAGGTCCCCGGGAGCGACTATCCGACCCCCTCACTGCCCACGGACGCCGCGCACGGCGCCTGGCTGTACCGGGACAACGTACGGGCCCGGCTGCGTAGGCCACGCGCCGACGCGTACGCACACGCGCCCGTGCAGCTCATCACGCCGCTCGGGGACGTGTTCCTCTCGGAGAAGCTCTACGACGAGCTGGAGCTGTGGGCCCCGCAGTTGACGCGCCGCACGCTCCCGGCGAAGCACTGGATCCCGCGCACCCGGCCGGACCAACTGGCCGCCTGGATCACCGAGTTCGTGACGACCACCGAGGGCGGGAGGACCGCATCCGCGGCGACCGGCCCGTACGCCGACCGCTTCGGCGGGCAGTTGGTGCTGGTCACCGGTGCGGGCAGCGGTATCGGGCGGGCCACCGCCTTCGCGTTCGCCGAGGCCTGCGCGCGCGTGGTGGCCGTCGACCGGGACGCGGAGAGCGCGGCCCGCACCGCGGAGCTGTCCCGGCTCATCGGCGCCCCTCAGGCCTGGGCCGAGACGGTCGACGTCTCCGACGAGCAGGCCATGGAGAAGCTCGCCGAGAAGGTCGCCGCCGAGTACGGGGTGGTCGACGTCCTGGTCAACAACGCCGGGATCGGGCTGTCCGGCTCGTTCCTCGACACCACCGCGGAGGACTGGCGCAACGTCCTCGGCGTCAACCTGTGGGGCGTTATCCACGGCTGCCGGCTCTTCGGGAAGCAGATGGCCGAGCGCGGACAGGGCGGCCACATCGTCAACACCGCGTCCGCGGCCGCGTATCTGCCCTCCAGGACACTGCCCGCCTACAGCACCTCGAAGGCGGCGGTGCTGATGCTCAGCGAGTGCCTGCGCGCCGAGCTGGCCGGGCAGGGCATCGGGGTCTCGGCGATCTGCCCGGGCTTCATCAACACGAACATCACGTCGACCGCGCGTTTCACGGGGGTCGACGCCGACGAGGAGAAGCGGCGCCAGAAGAAGTCCGCGCGGCTGTACGGGCTGCGCAACTACCCGCCGGAGAAGGTCGCCGAGGCCGTACTTCGCGCGGTCGTCCGCAACCAGGCCGTGGTCCCCGTGACCGCGGAGGCGCGCGGCGGCCGCCTCATGTCCCGCTTCACGCCGAGAGCGCTGCGCGCGATCGCACGAATGGAGCCACCCCTGTGA
- a CDS encoding MerR family transcriptional regulator: MDDEPAGVAYRIEDLAHHSGATVRTIRAYQDRGLLPRPERRGRANVYSDAHLARLRQIADLLDRGYTLASIKELLEAWDAGRGLGGVLGLVAEVDGPWTDEEAVRISRAELDERFGGHPDDTAVADAVELGVLERVPGDEDTFLVPSPQELAVAAELYEAGVPLSAISAHLRELRGQVEHIASRFLEFTSEHVFARYLGEHPPTDADAAEAAALVRRLRPLARQTVDAELARAMRLFANRHLRRHLGAEQPAAPSDEARSVAVPAETMAAVERLVGAEKAAEFIAVAAEREVRARALDALAANHADLSKVDEPS; the protein is encoded by the coding sequence GTGGACGACGAGCCGGCCGGCGTCGCGTACCGGATCGAGGACCTGGCACACCACAGCGGTGCCACGGTCCGGACGATCCGTGCCTACCAGGACCGCGGGCTGCTCCCCCGGCCCGAAAGGCGCGGCCGCGCCAATGTGTACTCGGACGCCCATCTGGCCCGGCTGCGGCAGATCGCCGACCTCCTGGACCGCGGCTACACGCTGGCCTCGATCAAGGAGCTCCTGGAGGCCTGGGACGCGGGCCGGGGCCTCGGCGGTGTGCTCGGGCTGGTCGCGGAGGTGGACGGGCCGTGGACGGACGAGGAGGCGGTCCGTATCTCCCGGGCCGAGCTCGACGAGCGGTTCGGCGGTCACCCGGACGACACGGCGGTGGCCGACGCCGTCGAGCTCGGGGTGCTCGAACGCGTTCCGGGAGACGAGGACACGTTCCTCGTACCGAGCCCCCAAGAGCTGGCCGTGGCCGCCGAGTTGTACGAGGCGGGCGTTCCGCTGTCCGCGATCTCGGCCCATCTGCGGGAGTTGAGGGGCCAGGTGGAGCACATCGCCTCGCGCTTCCTGGAGTTCACGAGCGAGCACGTCTTCGCCCGGTATCTCGGCGAGCACCCGCCGACCGACGCGGACGCCGCCGAAGCGGCCGCTCTCGTACGACGGCTAAGGCCGCTCGCACGCCAGACGGTGGACGCCGAACTCGCCCGGGCCATGCGGCTGTTCGCCAACCGGCATCTGCGCCGACACCTCGGCGCTGAGCAGCCCGCGGCCCCTTCGGACGAGGCGCGTTCCGTGGCCGTGCCCGCAGAGACAATGGCCGCTGTGGAGCGGCTCGTCGGCGCGGAGAAGGCGGCCGAGTTCATCGCCGTGGCGGCCGAACGGGAGGTCAGAGCCCGTGCCTTGGACGCGCTCGCCGCAAATCATGCCGACCTCAGTAAAGTTGACGAACCGTCGTAA
- a CDS encoding RNA 2'-phosphotransferase, whose amino-acid sequence MDERRTVKVSKYLSKHLRHQPERIGLTLDEGGWVEIETLMAAAEAHGFRFTRDELDHVVANNDKRRFAIEGSRIRASQGHSVEVDLGLAAATPPAHLYHGTVDHSLDAIRAEGLRPMNRHDVHLSPDRETATRVAARRGRPVVLSVDAAAMHRDGHEFRVSANGVWLTAAVPPRYLRFPAPH is encoded by the coding sequence ATGGACGAAAGACGCACCGTGAAGGTGTCGAAGTACCTCTCGAAGCATCTGCGGCATCAGCCCGAGCGGATCGGGCTGACGCTCGACGAGGGCGGCTGGGTCGAGATCGAAACGCTGATGGCCGCGGCGGAGGCGCACGGCTTCCGGTTCACCCGGGACGAGCTCGACCACGTGGTCGCGAACAACGACAAGCGGCGCTTCGCGATCGAGGGCTCGCGGATCCGCGCCAGCCAGGGCCACTCCGTCGAGGTCGACCTGGGCCTGGCGGCGGCGACCCCGCCCGCGCACCTCTACCACGGGACCGTCGACCACAGCCTGGACGCGATCCGCGCCGAGGGACTGCGTCCGATGAACCGGCACGACGTGCACCTCTCGCCCGACCGCGAGACCGCGACCCGCGTCGCCGCCCGCCGCGGCCGTCCCGTCGTGCTCTCCGTGGACGCGGCCGCCATGCACCGCGACGGCCACGAGTTCAGGGTGAGCGCCAACGGGGTCTGGCTCACGGCCGCCGTGCCCCCGCGCTACCTGAGGTTTCCCGCCCCGCACTGA
- a CDS encoding LLM class flavin-dependent oxidoreductase: protein MSLRLSTVILPYLRWHEGGRSAWQRAEQLGFHTAFTYDHLSWRTFREGPWYGAVPTLTAAAGATDRLRLGTLVTSPNFRHPVTLAKELIALDDISGGRITLGIGAGGSGFDATTLLKSGEEPWTPRERADRFGEFVPLLDRLLTEDSVSYDGTFYSAREAYNIPGCVQRPRLPFAVAATGPRGLKLAAGYGQAWVTTGDPKLFETGTPEQSVQALRGQVEKLATACETVGRDVNELDKVLLTGFTPDRARPLESLDAFVDFAGRHMELGFTDIVIHWPVADYPDFAADEKVFEHIAMEAVGQLG, encoded by the coding sequence ATGAGTCTGCGCCTGAGCACCGTGATCCTGCCGTACCTCCGCTGGCACGAGGGAGGGCGTTCCGCATGGCAGCGCGCCGAGCAGCTCGGGTTCCACACCGCTTTCACCTACGACCATCTGTCGTGGCGGACGTTCCGCGAGGGGCCCTGGTACGGGGCCGTACCGACGCTCACCGCCGCCGCGGGAGCGACCGACCGGCTGCGCTTGGGCACGTTGGTGACCTCCCCGAACTTCCGGCATCCGGTGACGCTCGCCAAGGAACTGATCGCGCTGGACGACATCTCCGGTGGCCGGATCACGCTGGGCATCGGCGCGGGCGGCTCCGGCTTCGACGCCACGACACTGCTGAAGAGCGGCGAGGAGCCGTGGACGCCGCGCGAGCGGGCCGACCGCTTCGGCGAGTTCGTACCGCTGCTCGACCGGCTGCTCACCGAGGACTCCGTCTCGTACGACGGGACCTTCTACTCGGCGCGCGAGGCGTACAACATCCCCGGGTGCGTCCAGCGCCCCCGGCTGCCCTTCGCGGTGGCCGCCACCGGGCCGCGCGGGCTGAAGCTCGCCGCCGGGTACGGGCAGGCGTGGGTGACGACGGGCGACCCGAAGCTGTTCGAGACGGGCACGCCCGAGCAGTCGGTTCAGGCCCTTCGCGGACAGGTCGAGAAGCTGGCCACCGCGTGCGAGACGGTCGGCCGTGACGTGAACGAGCTCGACAAGGTCCTGCTCACCGGCTTCACCCCGGACCGCGCGCGTCCGCTGGAGTCCCTCGACGCGTTCGTCGACTTCGCGGGCCGGCACATGGAGCTGGGCTTCACCGACATCGTGATCCACTGGCCCGTCGCCGACTACCCGGACTTCGCCGCGGACGAGAAGGTCTTCGAGCACATCGCGATGGAGGCGGTCGGGCAACTCGGCTGA
- a CDS encoding Cof-type HAD-IIB family hydrolase has translation MRENEEVTSATRRPGNPASTLPPRLIATDLDGTLLRDDKSVSPRTIAALAAAEEAGIEVFFVTGRPARWMDVVSDHVHGHGLAICGNGAAVVDLHGGPGAHRFVKVRELERENALDAVRLLRDAAPGTVFAIEQTYGFYQEPAYPKLHMETPDTLAPAEKLLAPDAPGADEPVLKILAFHHEIAPDDFLMTARLAIGDRANVTRSSPSALLEISGPGVSKASTLALCCAERGISHEEVVAFGDMPNDVEMLTWAGTSYAMGNAHPDVIAAASGRTVANNEDGVAVVIERILAERR, from the coding sequence ATGCGGGAGAATGAGGAAGTGACCTCAGCGACCCGACGGCCCGGGAACCCGGCCTCCACTCTCCCGCCCCGGCTGATCGCCACAGATCTCGACGGCACCCTGCTGCGCGACGACAAGTCCGTCTCGCCGCGCACGATCGCCGCCCTGGCCGCCGCCGAGGAGGCCGGCATCGAGGTCTTCTTCGTGACCGGACGCCCCGCCCGCTGGATGGACGTCGTCAGCGACCATGTCCACGGTCACGGCCTCGCCATCTGCGGGAACGGCGCCGCCGTGGTCGACCTGCACGGCGGCCCGGGCGCCCACCGCTTCGTCAAGGTCCGGGAGCTGGAGCGGGAGAACGCGCTCGACGCGGTTCGGCTGCTCCGTGACGCCGCGCCCGGGACCGTGTTCGCCATCGAGCAGACGTACGGCTTCTACCAGGAGCCGGCGTATCCGAAGCTGCACATGGAGACCCCCGACACCCTCGCGCCCGCCGAGAAACTCCTGGCGCCGGACGCGCCCGGTGCCGATGAGCCCGTGCTCAAGATCCTCGCCTTCCACCACGAGATCGCCCCGGACGACTTCCTCATGACCGCCCGCCTGGCCATCGGCGACCGGGCCAACGTCACCCGCTCCAGCCCGAGCGCGCTCCTGGAGATCAGTGGCCCCGGCGTCTCCAAGGCCAGCACGCTCGCGCTGTGCTGCGCCGAGCGCGGCATCTCGCACGAGGAGGTCGTCGCCTTCGGTGACATGCCCAACGACGTGGAGATGCTCACCTGGGCGGGCACGTCGTACGCGATGGGCAACGCCCACCCGGACGTGATCGCGGCAGCCTCAGGTCGTACGGTCGCCAACAACGAGGACGGCGTGGCCGTCGTGATCGAGCGGATACTCGCGGAACGCCGGTAG
- a CDS encoding M23 family metallopeptidase yields the protein MRSRRRHPLLVPVLLCALAVLVARPTSAAGDADTSGGLNAEVVRLYDEASLATRQYEAGRRAAEVQRGRAQRLERLLVRERQDIAALHGDLGRIARAQYRSGGGLPHTAQMLLADSPEELMRGQRAVWQADLAVNNAVTKSRRAEARLAADEEKAASAWQVLDRRNGELAEIKRGIEKKLEEAQWALQGQADASVAAGACRGAVRLDQPRTGFAQPWVAPVETYELSSGFGNGGDRWASRHTGQDFAVDIGTPVRSVGAGRVVKVSCGGAFGIEVVVKHAGGYYTQYAHLAAVTVEQGERVAAGQWVGQSGTTGNSTGPHLHFEVRLTPQLGSGVDPREWLATRGVRL from the coding sequence ATGCGCTCACGTCGTCGCCATCCCCTGCTCGTCCCCGTACTGCTGTGCGCGCTGGCCGTCCTGGTGGCCCGGCCCACGTCCGCTGCAGGAGACGCCGACACCTCGGGCGGTCTGAACGCCGAGGTGGTGCGGCTGTACGACGAGGCGTCCCTGGCGACGCGGCAGTACGAGGCGGGCCGCCGGGCGGCCGAGGTGCAGCGGGGCCGGGCGCAGCGGCTGGAGCGGCTCCTCGTGCGTGAGCGGCAGGACATCGCCGCGCTGCACGGGGACCTCGGCCGGATCGCGCGCGCCCAGTACCGCAGCGGCGGCGGGCTCCCGCACACCGCGCAGATGCTGCTCGCGGACAGCCCCGAGGAACTGATGCGCGGTCAGCGTGCCGTCTGGCAGGCGGATCTGGCGGTCAACAACGCCGTCACCAAGAGCCGCAGGGCCGAGGCTCGGCTCGCCGCCGACGAGGAGAAGGCGGCGTCGGCCTGGCAGGTGCTGGATCGGCGCAACGGTGAACTCGCCGAGATCAAGCGGGGGATCGAGAAGAAGCTGGAAGAGGCCCAGTGGGCGCTCCAGGGGCAGGCGGACGCCTCGGTCGCCGCCGGTGCGTGCCGGGGTGCCGTCCGGCTCGACCAGCCGCGAACGGGCTTCGCCCAGCCGTGGGTCGCGCCGGTGGAGACGTACGAACTCTCCTCGGGCTTCGGCAACGGCGGTGATCGCTGGGCGAGCCGGCACACCGGGCAGGACTTCGCGGTGGACATCGGCACGCCGGTGAGGTCGGTGGGCGCGGGACGGGTGGTGAAGGTGTCGTGCGGCGGCGCGTTCGGCATCGAGGTCGTGGTGAAGCACGCGGGGGGCTACTACACGCAGTACGCCCACCTGGCCGCCGTCACCGTGGAACAGGGAGAGCGGGTCGCCGCGGGGCAGTGGGTCGGCCAGTCGGGCACGACCGGCAACTCGACCGGGCCGCATCTGCACTTCGAGGTGCGCCTGACGCCTCAGCTGGGCTCGGGAGTGGATCCACGGGAGTGGCTGGCCACGCGCGGCGTTCGGCTGTAG
- a CDS encoding GAF domain-containing sensor histidine kinase, with protein sequence MPVVSSPGGAPDSDDVPRLLEAMRSVGSGHELRSTLEQICGTAAELANARYAAIGVAAEDGNGLAEFVFQGVDGETARLIGRLPDGHEGLLGALLREPEPVWLAEPTEDPRSCGFPEHHPRMRGFLGVPIRVQGEIFGNLYLAEKSGGEPFDDHDLDMVRVLAGEAGIAIGNARLYEAAKQRERWIDGSVAVTTALLSGGDADEALQVVAEQARRLSDSAAGLVLLPAAEGGLEIVAVASERPSKALGLVVPAENEVVGELLAGEAVFVEDAATDPRMLSDLSHGYGPTMLLPLQSGGRVLGTLVMARAEGAQPFSETERNLATRFASQAALALMMAEVQRDRERLAVYEDRDRIARDLHDLVIQRLFATGMMLESAQRRSAVPEVRQGVGKAVDELDVTIQEIRTAIFALQQEPAEVPTGLRTRALREINMAAVPLGFKPSHHFVGPVDMVVGELTAKNLIAALREALSNAFRHAGASRIDVTVDATVRLPDGRPGVRLTVTDDGVGIPEGGRRSGLKNLARRAESLGGDSWYGPGSGEESRGASVVWEAPH encoded by the coding sequence ATGCCAGTCGTGTCGAGCCCCGGTGGTGCCCCGGATTCTGATGATGTGCCGCGGCTGCTGGAGGCGATGCGGTCGGTGGGGAGTGGGCATGAGCTGCGGTCCACGCTGGAGCAGATCTGTGGGACCGCGGCGGAGCTGGCGAACGCGCGGTACGCGGCGATCGGCGTGGCGGCGGAGGACGGGAACGGGCTCGCCGAGTTCGTGTTCCAGGGGGTCGACGGGGAGACGGCCCGGCTGATCGGGCGGCTGCCGGACGGGCACGAGGGGCTCCTGGGGGCGCTCCTCCGCGAGCCCGAACCCGTATGGCTCGCGGAGCCGACGGAGGATCCCCGGTCGTGCGGGTTCCCGGAGCACCATCCCCGGATGCGCGGCTTCCTGGGGGTCCCCATCCGTGTGCAGGGGGAGATCTTCGGCAACCTCTACCTGGCCGAGAAGAGCGGCGGAGAGCCGTTCGACGACCACGACCTCGACATGGTGCGGGTGCTGGCCGGGGAGGCGGGCATCGCCATCGGGAACGCGCGTCTGTACGAGGCCGCCAAGCAGCGCGAGCGCTGGATCGACGGATCCGTGGCCGTCACGACCGCGCTCCTGTCCGGAGGGGACGCCGACGAGGCGCTGCAGGTGGTCGCCGAACAGGCCCGCCGGCTGTCCGACTCGGCCGCCGGACTCGTACTGCTGCCCGCGGCCGAGGGCGGTCTGGAGATCGTCGCCGTGGCGTCCGAGCGGCCGTCGAAGGCGCTGGGTCTCGTCGTGCCGGCCGAGAACGAGGTCGTGGGCGAACTCCTCGCGGGAGAAGCCGTGTTCGTCGAGGACGCGGCAACCGACCCGCGCATGCTCAGCGACCTCTCCCACGGCTACGGGCCGACGATGCTCCTGCCCCTCCAGAGCGGCGGCCGCGTCCTGGGAACCCTCGTCATGGCGCGCGCGGAGGGCGCTCAGCCGTTCTCGGAGACCGAGCGCAACCTGGCGACGCGGTTCGCTTCGCAGGCCGCTCTGGCGCTGATGATGGCGGAGGTGCAGCGCGACCGGGAGCGGCTCGCGGTCTACGAGGACCGCGACCGGATCGCCCGTGACCTGCACGACCTCGTCATCCAGCGGCTGTTCGCCACCGGGATGATGCTGGAGAGCGCCCAGCGGAGGTCCGCCGTGCCCGAGGTGCGGCAGGGCGTCGGCAAGGCGGTCGACGAACTCGACGTCACCATCCAGGAGATCCGCACCGCCATCTTCGCGCTTCAGCAGGAACCGGCCGAGGTGCCGACAGGGCTGCGGACACGCGCGCTGCGCGAGATCAACATGGCCGCCGTGCCGCTGGGCTTCAAGCCGTCGCACCACTTCGTCGGTCCCGTCGACATGGTGGTCGGCGAACTCACGGCCAAGAACCTCATCGCGGCCCTCCGCGAGGCCCTGTCCAACGCCTTCCGGCACGCGGGGGCGTCCCGTATCGACGTCACCGTGGACGCGACCGTACGACTGCCGGACGGGCGCCCCGGCGTACGGCTGACCGTCACGGACGACGGTGTCGGCATTCCCGAGGGCGGGCGGCGCAGCGGGCTGAAGAATCTGGCGCGACGGGCGGAGTCGCTGGGTGGGGACAGCTGGTACGGGCCGGGCAGCGGGGAGGAGAGCCGTGGCGCGTCGGTGGTGTGGGAGGCGCCGCACTGA
- a CDS encoding ATP-binding cassette domain-containing protein, which yields MGTSGAGKTTLAQVLLRFLDADAGTYTLGGVDAFGMDGDDVRRLVGLCAQDAHLFDSSVRENLLLARKDATESALRDVLGRVRLLDWVDGLPDGLDTLIGEHGARMSGGQRQRLALARALLADFPVLVLDEPAEHLDLATADALTADLLAATEGRTTLLITHRLAGLEAVDEVIVLDGGCVVERGAYGELVRGEGALRGMFERESRAERLVGVR from the coding sequence GTGGGGACGTCCGGGGCGGGCAAGACGACCCTCGCCCAGGTATTGCTTCGGTTCCTGGACGCGGATGCGGGGACGTACACGCTGGGCGGCGTCGACGCGTTCGGCATGGACGGTGACGACGTACGGCGGCTGGTCGGGCTGTGCGCGCAGGACGCCCATCTCTTCGACAGTTCGGTACGGGAGAACCTGCTGCTCGCTCGGAAGGACGCCACTGAATCGGCGCTGCGGGACGTGCTGGGGCGGGTGCGGTTGCTCGACTGGGTCGACGGGCTGCCCGACGGGCTGGACACGTTGATCGGGGAGCACGGGGCGCGGATGTCAGGGGGGCAGCGGCAGCGGCTCGCTCTGGCGCGGGCGTTGCTCGCGGACTTTCCCGTGCTCGTGCTCGACGAGCCCGCGGAGCATCTCGATCTGGCGACCGCCGATGCGCTCACCGCTGATCTGCTGGCCGCGACCGAGGGGCGTACGACGTTGTTGATCACGCATCGGCTGGCCGGCCTTGAGGCGGTCGACGAGGTGATCGTGCTGGACGGTGGGTGTGTGGTGGAGCGGGGGGCCTACGGGGAGTTGGTGCGTGGGGAGGGGGCGTTGCGGGGGATGTTCGAGCGGGAGAGTCGGGCGGAGCGGTTGGTTGGTGTGCGGTGA